From Rhodanobacteraceae bacterium, the proteins below share one genomic window:
- a CDS encoding Thiol peroxidase, Bcp-type yields MTTLKSGTKIPKLSGTTQSGDTLKLADLKDQWVVLYFYPKDNTTGCTREAGDFRDLFTKFKRRGATIVGVSRDSARSHSGFKEKLGLPFALVADTDETWCKAFDVIRKKKLYGREYMGVDRSTFLIGPDGKLVHEWRGVKVPGHAQAVLDAIPAK; encoded by the coding sequence ATGACCACGCTGAAATCCGGCACCAAGATTCCCAAACTCTCCGGCACCACCCAATCGGGCGACACGCTGAAGCTCGCCGACTTGAAGGACCAATGGGTCGTGCTGTATTTCTACCCGAAGGACAACACCACCGGCTGCACCCGCGAGGCCGGCGACTTCCGCGATCTTTTCACGAAGTTCAAGCGCCGCGGCGCCACCATCGTGGGCGTGTCGCGCGACAGCGCGCGTTCGCACTCGGGCTTCAAGGAAAAACTCGGCCTGCCCTTTGCGCTGGTCGCCGACACCGATGAAACGTGGTGCAAGGCGTTCGACGTGATCCGCAAGAAAAAACTCTACGGACGCGAATACATGGGCGTCGACCGCAGCACCTTCCTGATCGGCCCCGACGGCAAGCTGGTCCATGAGTGGCGCGGCGTGAAGGTACCCGGCCACGCGCAAGCCGTGCTGGACGCGATTCCCGCCAAGTGA
- a CDS encoding Glycine cleavage system transcriptional antiactivator GcvR → MNLKTVTRLNQAATRPVTDHQLLIQAIAPATDSPLLVLSRRIADAGCNLVESRVATVGADVSVLLLAKGGWDAIAKLENALARIGRGENLHILSYRTQPRDQQSHLLPYMVEVVAADKPGVLVELIDFFNRRKISIEQMSSMRYQAMQTGADMFQAQITIGIPADTRIAELRDEFMEMCDGLNLDAIMDPVKF, encoded by the coding sequence GTGAACCTGAAGACCGTTACCCGCTTGAACCAGGCCGCCACGCGCCCCGTCACCGACCACCAGTTGCTGATCCAGGCGATCGCACCCGCCACGGATTCTCCGTTGCTGGTGCTGTCGCGCCGCATCGCCGATGCCGGCTGCAACCTCGTGGAATCGCGTGTCGCCACCGTCGGCGCCGACGTGTCGGTGCTGCTGCTGGCCAAGGGCGGCTGGGACGCGATCGCCAAACTGGAAAACGCGCTGGCCCGAATCGGCCGCGGTGAGAACCTTCATATCCTCAGTTACCGCACCCAGCCGCGCGACCAGCAGAGCCACCTGCTGCCGTACATGGTCGAAGTGGTCGCGGCCGACAAGCCCGGCGTGCTGGTCGAGCTGATCGATTTCTTCAACCGCCGCAAGATCAGCATCGAGCAGATGTCCTCGATGCGTTACCAGGCGATGCAGACCGGCGCCGACATGTTCCAGGCGCAGATCACCATCGGCATCCCCGCCGACACCCGCATCGCGGAACTGCGCGACGAATTCATGGAAATGTGCGACGGTCTGAACCTCGACGCGATCATGGACCCGGTCAAATTCTGA
- a CDS encoding 4-hydroxy-tetrahydrodipicolinate synthase translates to MWSPRLEINGSLCAIATPFNEGGALDLPAFGRLLDYQLDGGTQGIVVAGSTGEAHMLDEHEYERLLAFAVERIARRVPVLAGTGEAATSKTIALTKRAKALGADAALVVTPYYVRPTQDGLRRHFAEVAARGGLPVVMYNVPSRTGCDMLPETVAALRDTAGIVGIKEAVGKPERIAAIAQLQRPGFVYLSGDDGSAADAMLAGAGGVVSVVNNLVPKTFRALCDAARGGDRAAAKQHADRIAPLLDALDCAPNPIPVKAGLAELGLCGVALRLPLVELPPGPERTRLRQTLLPLAGVTTP, encoded by the coding sequence ATGTGGAGTCCGCGCTTGGAAATCAACGGCAGCCTGTGTGCAATCGCGACGCCGTTCAATGAAGGGGGTGCGCTCGACCTGCCCGCGTTCGGCCGGCTGCTCGATTATCAGCTCGACGGCGGCACCCAGGGCATCGTGGTGGCTGGTTCCACCGGCGAAGCGCACATGCTGGATGAACACGAGTACGAGCGCCTGCTGGCGTTCGCGGTCGAACGCATCGCCCGGCGCGTGCCGGTGCTCGCGGGCACGGGCGAGGCTGCCACTTCGAAAACCATCGCGCTGACCAAACGCGCCAAGGCCCTGGGCGCGGACGCGGCGCTGGTGGTGACGCCTTATTACGTGCGCCCGACCCAGGACGGCTTGCGCCGGCATTTCGCCGAAGTGGCCGCGCGAGGCGGCTTGCCGGTCGTGATGTACAACGTGCCTTCGCGCACCGGCTGCGACATGCTTCCGGAAACCGTCGCCGCGCTGCGCGACACCGCCGGCATCGTCGGCATCAAGGAAGCCGTCGGCAAGCCCGAACGCATTGCGGCGATCGCGCAACTTCAGCGGCCGGGATTTGTCTATCTGTCCGGTGACGATGGCAGCGCGGCCGACGCGATGCTGGCCGGCGCGGGAGGCGTGGTCTCGGTGGTGAACAATCTGGTGCCGAAAACGTTCCGCGCACTGTGCGATGCCGCGCGCGGCGGCGATCGCGCCGCGGCCAAGCAGCATGCGGATCGCATTGCGCCGTTGCTGGATGCGCTCGACTGCGCGCCCAATCCGATTCCGGTCAAGGCCGGCCTGGCCGAGCTGGGCCTGTGCGGCGTGGCGCTGCGGCTGCCCCTGGTCGAACTGCCGCCCGGTCCCGAACGCACGCGTTTGCGTCAAACCCTCCTTCCCCTTGCTGGCGTCACCACACCCTGA
- a CDS encoding 4Fe-4S dicluster fused with DUF3470 — MAFVVTDNCVKCKYTDCVEVCPVDCFHEGPNFLAIDPDECIDCTLCEPECPARAIFPEDDVPAGQEGYIALNAELAKIWPVLTERKDAPPDAKEWDGKPDKLPLLER, encoded by the coding sequence ATGGCCTTCGTCGTCACCGACAACTGCGTCAAATGCAAGTACACCGATTGCGTGGAGGTGTGCCCCGTCGATTGCTTCCACGAGGGACCGAACTTCCTCGCGATCGATCCTGACGAATGCATCGACTGTACGCTGTGCGAACCGGAATGCCCGGCGCGCGCGATCTTTCCCGAGGACGACGTGCCGGCGGGACAGGAAGGCTACATCGCGTTGAACGCCGAGTTGGCGAAGATCTGGCCGGTGCTGACCGAACGCAAGGATGCGCCGCCCGACGCGAAGGAATGGGACGGCAAGCCGGACAAGCTGCCCTTGCTTGAACGCTGA
- a CDS encoding Poly(A) polymerase yields the protein MDVFRLSSDSPASGHVHPVPRVIPREQHNVSRKQISRGALKVLYGLKDAGFRACLVGGAVRDLLLGRQPKDFDVATDATPEDVKKLFRNCRLIGRRFRLAHVIFGPEIVEVATFRGTGEGGASEDRHVVDGRILRDNVWGSIEEDALRRDFRVNALYYDIADFSVIDYVGGIEDLEQKHLRLIGDPATRYREDPVRMLRAARLAAKLDFEIDAEAAAPLHELGHLLNDAPSARLFDECQKMFLAGYGLASFRMLVKYDLLRHLFPGTVHALAHDKSGALLGLIERGLAGTDARVADGRPVTPAFLFAVLLWGEVKALAEKLHAEGTVQSLAWQRAAHRVMAEQGKRVAIPRRFGYTIEDIWSLQPRFAERTRKRVFRLMAHPRFRAAYDFLLLRAGESDALRESGEWWTEIQALPPDEISEQLAPKAIAASAGDKPSGSVRRRRRGGRRRKAAAPKAGSPE from the coding sequence ATGGATGTCTTTCGCTTGAGTTCCGATTCGCCCGCTTCCGGCCATGTTCATCCCGTGCCGCGCGTCATTCCGCGCGAGCAACACAACGTGTCCCGCAAGCAGATCAGCCGTGGCGCGTTGAAGGTGCTGTATGGACTCAAGGACGCGGGATTCCGCGCTTGCCTCGTCGGCGGCGCGGTGCGCGACCTGTTGCTGGGCCGCCAGCCCAAGGATTTCGACGTGGCCACCGACGCCACGCCCGAGGACGTCAAGAAGCTGTTCCGCAACTGCCGGCTGATCGGGCGGCGGTTCCGCCTGGCGCACGTGATCTTCGGGCCCGAGATCGTCGAGGTCGCGACCTTCCGCGGCACCGGCGAAGGCGGCGCCAGCGAGGATCGCCACGTGGTCGATGGCCGCATCCTGCGTGACAACGTCTGGGGCAGCATCGAGGAAGACGCGCTGCGCCGCGACTTCCGCGTCAACGCGCTGTACTACGACATCGCCGATTTCAGCGTGATCGACTACGTCGGCGGCATCGAGGATCTCGAGCAGAAGCACCTGCGCCTGATCGGCGACCCGGCCACGCGCTATCGCGAGGATCCGGTGCGGATGCTGCGCGCCGCGCGGCTCGCGGCCAAGCTCGATTTCGAGATCGACGCGGAGGCCGCGGCGCCGCTGCACGAACTCGGGCACCTGCTGAATGATGCGCCATCCGCGCGGCTGTTCGACGAATGCCAGAAGATGTTCCTCGCCGGCTACGGCCTCGCGAGTTTCCGCATGCTGGTGAAGTACGACCTGCTGCGGCACCTGTTTCCCGGCACGGTGCACGCGCTGGCGCACGACAAATCCGGCGCGCTGCTGGGCCTGATCGAGCGCGGCCTCGCCGGTACCGATGCGCGCGTCGCCGACGGACGTCCGGTGACGCCGGCGTTCCTGTTCGCGGTGCTGCTGTGGGGCGAAGTGAAGGCGCTGGCGGAGAAACTGCACGCCGAGGGCACGGTCCAGTCGCTGGCGTGGCAGCGTGCCGCGCACCGGGTGATGGCCGAGCAGGGCAAGCGCGTGGCGATCCCGCGCCGGTTCGGCTACACCATCGAGGACATCTGGTCGCTGCAACCGCGTTTCGCCGAACGCACGCGCAAACGCGTGTTCCGCCTGATGGCGCATCCGCGTTTCCGCGCGGCCTACGACTTCCTGCTGTTGCGCGCCGGCGAGTCGGACGCGCTGCGCGAGTCGGGCGAGTGGTGGACGGAAATCCAGGCGCTGCCGCCCGATGAGATTTCCGAGCAGCTTGCGCCCAAGGCCATCGCCGCCAGCGCCGGCGACAAACCGTCCGGCAGCGTGCGCCGGCGCCGCCGCGGCGGCCGGCGGCGCAAGGCCGCTGCGCCGAAAGCCGGTTCGCCTGAATGA
- a CDS encoding 2-amino-4-hydroxy-6-hydroxymethyldihydropteridine pyrophosphokinase: MAETVTACVALGSNLDDPRAQVERGFAALAVLPHTTLSARSRLYRTKPWGKADQPDFVNAAARLETALAPRALLDALLAIEAGAGRVRGARNGPRVLDLDLLLYGDRIIDEPEFAVPHPRLHERAFVLLPLADVAPELEIPGHGRVRDLFARVDTTGCVLLIA, translated from the coding sequence ATGGCTGAAACGGTCACCGCCTGCGTCGCGCTGGGCAGCAATCTCGATGATCCGCGTGCGCAGGTCGAGCGCGGGTTCGCGGCGCTGGCCGTGTTGCCGCATACCACGTTGAGCGCGCGTTCGCGCCTGTACCGCACGAAGCCGTGGGGCAAGGCCGATCAACCCGATTTCGTCAATGCCGCCGCGCGGCTGGAAACGGCACTGGCGCCGCGCGCCTTGCTCGACGCACTGCTGGCGATCGAAGCCGGCGCCGGCCGCGTGCGCGGCGCGCGCAACGGCCCGCGCGTCCTCGACCTCGACCTGCTGCTGTACGGCGACCGGATCATCGACGAGCCCGAATTCGCGGTGCCGCATCCGCGCCTGCACGAGCGCGCGTTCGTGCTGTTGCCGCTGGCCGATGTCGCGCCCGAACTCGAAATCCCGGGACACGGGCGTGTCCGTGATCTCTTTGCGCGGGTCGACACGACCGGCTGCGTACTGCTGATCGCGTGA
- a CDS encoding FMN adenylyltransferase / Riboflavin kinase yields the protein MSRAKVSDDAAIRDDRKYTDAMLRIYRDIEGPCLAPDGSVLAIGAFDGLHRGHAALLAKVREHAKARGLVAAAVSFEPLPRSYFSPVPLKRLSSVREKLCGFADAGIDALLLLRFNPALVAMHAEDFVRQVLVARMGAREIWVGADFRFGHDRVGDVALLEAMQGEGGYEVRVLDAVTNGDGERVSASRVRGALGSGDFAHAAELLGSPFTIGGRVVRGQRMGHTLGYPTANIRLGKRVSPVSGIFAVRVHAGGRWWPGVASLGVRPTIAGGGEPLLEAHLFGFDGDLYGQRIEVEFVARLRDEEKFADLDALRAQMDRDAAEARRILADTSTVSGAFA from the coding sequence ATGTCGCGGGCGAAAGTGTCCGATGATGCAGCGATCAGGGACGATCGCAAATATACTGACGCGATGCTCAGGATCTACCGCGATATCGAGGGCCCGTGCCTGGCCCCGGACGGCAGCGTGCTCGCGATCGGCGCGTTCGACGGGCTGCATCGCGGCCACGCCGCGCTGCTGGCGAAAGTGCGCGAACACGCGAAGGCGCGTGGCCTGGTCGCGGCGGCGGTGAGTTTCGAGCCGCTGCCACGCAGCTACTTTTCGCCGGTGCCGCTGAAGCGGCTGTCGTCCGTGCGCGAAAAATTGTGCGGCTTCGCCGATGCGGGGATCGATGCGTTGCTGCTGCTGCGCTTCAATCCGGCGCTGGTGGCCATGCACGCGGAAGATTTCGTCCGGCAAGTGCTGGTCGCGCGAATGGGCGCGCGCGAAATCTGGGTGGGCGCGGATTTCCGCTTCGGCCACGACCGCGTGGGCGACGTCGCGCTGCTGGAAGCGATGCAGGGCGAGGGCGGTTACGAAGTGCGCGTGCTGGATGCCGTCACGAACGGCGACGGCGAACGCGTGTCGGCCTCACGCGTGCGCGGCGCGCTGGGCTCCGGCGATTTCGCGCACGCCGCGGAATTGCTGGGTAGTCCCTTCACCATCGGCGGACGCGTGGTGCGCGGCCAGCGGATGGGCCACACGCTCGGTTATCCCACCGCGAACATCCGGCTGGGCAAGCGCGTGTCGCCGGTGTCCGGCATCTTCGCGGTGCGCGTGCACGCCGGTGGCCGCTGGTGGCCGGGTGTCGCCAGCCTCGGCGTGCGTCCGACCATCGCGGGCGGTGGCGAACCGCTGCTGGAAGCGCATCTGTTCGGTTTCGACGGCGACCTGTACGGCCAGCGCATCGAAGTCGAGTTCGTCGCCAGGCTGCGCGACGAGGAAAAATTCGCCGATCTGGATGCGCTGCGCGCGCAAATGGATCGCGACGCCGCGGAGGCGCGGCGGATTCTTGCCGACACATCCACCGTTTCCGGAGCGTTCGCGTGA
- a CDS encoding Isoleucyl-tRNA synthetase, which produces MSRDYKHTINLPQTAFAMKADLAKREPAMLADWESAQRYAELQQRTGHREHAYILHDGPPYANGKIHLGHAVNKILKDIVVRSKLMAGFRSPYVPGWDCHGLPIEIAVEKKYGKVGHKIDAEAFRQHCRDYAAQQIDLQRRDFKRLGVLGDWEHPYRTMDFKYEADILRALAGVYANGHVTRGFKPVHWCFDCGSALAEAEIEYQDKQSPAIDVAYDALDSKALAAKFGVTVDGDTIVAVPIWTTTPWTLPASMAVTLGPEFDYVLVEGPARGGKRVLLVVAEALVDKALARYQIESLPPLAGESARRADGGVLGRTKGAALENLHLKHPFYDREIPLILGEHVSAEDGTGAVHTAPGHGADDFAVGKQYGIVDATPANVLNPVGANGVYLPGTPIFEGQHIWKANDAIIDLLRERRVLLAAQKITHSYPHCWRHHTPIAFRTTPQWFIAMDSAGLRASALHAIHNDVKFYPAWGEERINNMVEGRPDWCISRQRTWGVPIALAVHKVTGEPHPRSAELLEQVAQRVEKAGVDGWYGLDLAEILGDEAKDYEKVHDILDVWFDSGVTHYCVLDQRPELHRNEGDQVMYLEGSDQHRGWFQSSLLTSCAMHGRAPFDEVLTHGFTVDAQGRKMSKSLRNGIEPQDVMDKYGADILRLWIASADYRNEMALSDEILKRVADSYRRIRNTCRFLLGNLDGFDPARDLLTVDRCLLLDQWAIRSARDVQDAVVAAYTRYDFPDVVQRVQNFCTNEMGALYLDITKDRLYTMPTASHGRRSAQSAMFRILEAMVRWLAPLLAFTSEEIWQAMPRQMHMPTDTLLQTGGSFTARDASVLYETWYQGLRETQNSPDQRRWWSDLLAIRETAGRVLEGMRKDGRIGSSLDAKLTLHADPAIVERYKHVTDELRFFFIVSDLRLDIGEAPPDAVLTELEGANVWVSATVSDAPKCVRCWHHRDDVGRHAGHPDLCGRCVENVEAFEGKGAGENRRSF; this is translated from the coding sequence GTGAGCCGCGACTACAAGCACACCATCAACCTTCCGCAAACCGCGTTCGCGATGAAGGCCGACCTCGCGAAGCGCGAGCCCGCGATGCTGGCCGATTGGGAAAGTGCACAGCGCTACGCCGAATTGCAGCAGCGCACCGGCCATCGCGAGCACGCCTACATCCTGCACGACGGCCCGCCTTACGCGAACGGCAAGATCCACCTGGGCCACGCGGTCAACAAGATCCTCAAGGACATCGTGGTGCGCTCGAAGCTGATGGCGGGCTTCCGCTCGCCCTACGTGCCGGGTTGGGATTGCCACGGACTGCCGATCGAAATCGCGGTCGAGAAGAAGTACGGCAAGGTCGGGCACAAGATCGACGCGGAAGCTTTCCGCCAGCATTGCCGCGACTACGCCGCGCAGCAGATCGACTTGCAGCGCCGCGACTTCAAGCGGCTCGGCGTGCTGGGCGACTGGGAACATCCGTACCGCACGATGGATTTCAAGTACGAGGCCGACATCCTGCGCGCGCTCGCGGGCGTGTACGCGAACGGCCATGTCACGCGCGGCTTCAAGCCGGTGCACTGGTGCTTCGATTGCGGTTCGGCGCTGGCCGAAGCCGAGATCGAATACCAGGACAAGCAGTCGCCGGCGATCGACGTCGCTTACGACGCGCTCGATTCCAAGGCGCTGGCTGCGAAATTCGGCGTAACCGTCGACGGCGACACCATCGTCGCGGTGCCGATCTGGACCACCACGCCGTGGACGTTGCCGGCCAGCATGGCGGTGACGCTCGGACCGGAATTCGATTACGTGCTGGTGGAAGGCCCCGCGCGCGGCGGCAAGCGCGTGTTGCTGGTCGTCGCCGAAGCGCTGGTCGACAAGGCGCTGGCGCGCTACCAAATTGAATCCCTTCCCCCGCTTGCGGGGGAAAGTGCCCGGAGGGCGGATGGGGGTGTGCTCGGACGTACGAAAGGAGCCGCGCTCGAGAACTTGCACTTGAAGCACCCGTTCTACGATCGCGAAATCCCGCTGATCCTGGGCGAGCACGTATCCGCCGAAGACGGCACCGGCGCGGTGCACACCGCGCCCGGCCACGGCGCCGACGACTTCGCGGTGGGCAAGCAGTACGGCATCGTGGATGCGACGCCCGCCAACGTGCTGAATCCGGTGGGTGCCAACGGCGTGTACCTGCCGGGCACGCCGATCTTCGAAGGCCAGCACATCTGGAAGGCCAACGACGCGATCATCGACTTGCTGCGCGAACGCCGCGTGCTGCTCGCCGCGCAAAAGATCACGCACAGCTATCCCCATTGCTGGCGGCATCACACGCCGATCGCGTTCCGCACCACGCCGCAGTGGTTCATCGCGATGGACTCCGCGGGCCTGCGCGCGAGCGCGCTGCACGCAATCCACAACGATGTGAAGTTCTACCCGGCGTGGGGCGAGGAGCGGATCAACAACATGGTGGAAGGCCGCCCCGACTGGTGCATCAGCCGCCAGCGCACCTGGGGCGTGCCGATCGCGCTGGCCGTGCACAAGGTCACGGGCGAGCCGCATCCGCGCAGCGCCGAATTGCTGGAACAAGTGGCACAGCGCGTCGAGAAGGCCGGCGTGGACGGTTGGTATGGTCTCGACCTCGCCGAAATCCTCGGCGACGAAGCGAAAGACTACGAAAAGGTCCACGACATCCTCGACGTGTGGTTCGATTCCGGCGTCACGCACTACTGCGTGCTCGACCAGCGTCCTGAACTGCATCGCAACGAGGGTGACCAGGTGATGTACCTGGAAGGTTCGGACCAGCATCGCGGCTGGTTCCAGTCGTCGCTGCTGACGAGTTGCGCGATGCACGGCCGCGCGCCATTCGACGAAGTGCTGACGCACGGCTTCACCGTCGATGCGCAGGGCCGCAAGATGTCGAAGTCGCTGCGCAACGGCATCGAGCCGCAGGACGTGATGGACAAGTACGGCGCCGACATCCTGCGCCTGTGGATCGCGTCGGCCGATTACCGCAACGAGATGGCGCTGTCGGATGAAATCCTGAAGCGCGTCGCCGACAGCTACCGGCGCATCCGCAACACCTGCCGGTTCCTGCTCGGCAACCTCGACGGATTCGATCCGGCGCGGGACCTGCTCACCGTCGATCGCTGCCTGCTGCTCGACCAATGGGCGATCCGCAGTGCGCGCGACGTGCAGGATGCGGTGGTCGCCGCCTACACGCGCTACGACTTTCCCGATGTGGTGCAGCGCGTGCAGAACTTCTGCACCAACGAAATGGGCGCGCTGTACCTCGACATCACCAAGGATCGCCTGTACACGATGCCGACCGCCAGCCACGGCCGGCGCAGCGCGCAGTCGGCGATGTTCCGCATCCTGGAAGCGATGGTGCGCTGGCTGGCGCCGCTGCTCGCGTTCACGTCGGAAGAAATCTGGCAGGCGATGCCGCGGCAGATGCACATGCCGACTGACACGCTTCTCCAGACCGGCGGCAGCTTCACTGCGCGCGACGCATCGGTGCTGTACGAGACCTGGTACCAGGGCTTGCGCGAAACCCAGAACAGCCCGGACCAGCGCCGCTGGTGGAGCGATTTGCTGGCGATCCGCGAAACCGCCGGGCGCGTGCTGGAAGGCATGCGCAAGGACGGCAGGATCGGTTCCTCGCTGGACGCAAAACTGACCCTGCACGCCGACCCGGCGATCGTCGAACGCTACAAGCACGTCACCGACGAATTGCGCTTCTTCTTCATCGTCTCCGACCTGCGGCTCGACATCGGCGAGGCGCCGCCCGACGCCGTGCTGACCGAGCTCGAAGGCGCCAACGTGTGGGTCTCGGCCACCGTCAGCGACGCGCCCAAGTGCGTGCGCTGCTGGCACCATCGCGACGACGTCGGTCGCCACGCCGGGCATCCGGATTTGTGCGGCCGTTGCGTCGAAAACGTCGAGGCGTTCGAGGGCAAGGGGGCCGGTGAGAACCGCCGATCGTTCTGA
- a CDS encoding Prolyl oligopeptidase family protein gives MTRSTRCLVGVVLWVLACAALAAPVSLADLARHAQFKAVKIAPDGAHIAATSVLPNGQTVLTLVNLATHKALNLAPSQNDDVLDFWWASPKRLLYTQAQHEGGWDSPLATGELFAVGADGGDPEMLYGYRRGGMQAGSHIQQATPEYGNATFLSRIDGDANHALIEVTNWEASGSAGAFTEVYKIDVRNGDKERIATAPTREAVYLADHHGNVRFAMGDDLDGQRVIYMRPAQGGPWQRLEQASADRDWPIAFSDDDKTAWFTCPGEPKGSGICKFDPDTQKMTHVWSNPHVEATGLAQGLAEDSIIGVEFTDGRPAVSVFDNQAQGVKALVDLMQQYPGEDVEFVSGTDDGSKAIALVQADVDPGTFFLYDRATNKFTPLLQRAGWINPDQLGRAQPFTFTTRDGLSEQGYVTYPPGKDNAKNLPMVVYVHGGPYGVRDGWEYDPYVQAMATRGYAVLQVNYRGSGGYGFDFEKAGWKQWGGTMQDDVTDATRWAIAQGIADPHRICIYGGSYGGYAALEGAVSAPDLYKCAIGYVGVYDLTLMYRGGSDAMQNLYGEDYLKRVLGTDMTVLAQHSPIYQLNNLKAKVMLIVGGRDTRVPPVQGMDMHIALLKRKIPHEWLYKPDEWHGFYDEKNIAELFQRVDAFLDANIGQGAAAK, from the coding sequence ATGACGAGGTCAACACGTTGTCTCGTGGGCGTCGTACTGTGGGTTCTGGCCTGCGCTGCACTGGCGGCCCCGGTTTCGTTGGCCGACCTGGCGCGGCATGCGCAATTCAAGGCGGTGAAAATCGCGCCCGATGGTGCGCATATCGCCGCGACGTCCGTACTCCCGAACGGGCAGACGGTGCTCACGTTGGTCAACTTGGCGACCCACAAAGCTCTGAATCTTGCACCGTCTCAGAACGACGACGTGCTGGATTTCTGGTGGGCATCGCCCAAACGTCTGCTTTATACCCAAGCCCAGCACGAGGGCGGCTGGGACAGTCCGCTTGCCACTGGCGAGTTGTTCGCGGTGGGCGCCGATGGTGGCGATCCGGAGATGCTTTACGGCTATCGCAGAGGCGGCATGCAGGCGGGCTCCCACATCCAGCAGGCCACGCCCGAATACGGCAACGCGACATTCCTGTCGCGGATCGACGGCGATGCGAATCATGCATTGATCGAGGTCACCAACTGGGAGGCGTCCGGATCCGCCGGTGCGTTCACCGAGGTTTACAAGATCGACGTGCGCAACGGGGACAAGGAACGTATTGCGACCGCGCCAACGCGCGAAGCCGTCTACCTCGCCGATCACCACGGCAATGTTCGTTTCGCGATGGGCGATGACCTGGACGGGCAACGCGTGATCTACATGCGCCCAGCGCAGGGTGGCCCGTGGCAACGCCTGGAGCAGGCCAGCGCCGACCGCGACTGGCCGATCGCCTTCAGCGACGACGACAAGACAGCGTGGTTCACCTGCCCGGGTGAGCCCAAGGGCAGCGGCATATGCAAGTTCGATCCGGACACGCAGAAGATGACGCACGTCTGGAGCAATCCCCACGTCGAGGCGACGGGCTTGGCGCAAGGACTGGCTGAGGATTCGATCATCGGCGTCGAATTCACCGACGGGCGACCGGCCGTGTCGGTATTCGACAACCAGGCGCAGGGCGTCAAGGCGCTGGTCGATCTGATGCAGCAATACCCCGGCGAAGATGTCGAATTCGTTTCCGGCACCGATGATGGCAGCAAGGCGATCGCGCTGGTTCAGGCCGACGTCGACCCGGGCACGTTCTTCCTGTACGACCGCGCCACCAACAAGTTCACGCCGCTGCTGCAGCGGGCCGGATGGATCAATCCCGATCAGCTCGGGCGGGCGCAGCCGTTCACCTTCACCACGCGCGATGGATTGAGCGAGCAGGGTTACGTCACGTATCCACCCGGCAAGGACAACGCCAAGAACCTGCCGATGGTGGTGTACGTGCACGGCGGTCCGTACGGCGTGCGCGACGGGTGGGAATACGATCCCTACGTGCAGGCGATGGCCACGCGCGGCTATGCGGTGTTGCAGGTGAACTACCGCGGTTCCGGCGGCTACGGTTTCGATTTCGAGAAAGCGGGCTGGAAACAGTGGGGCGGCACGATGCAGGACGACGTCACCGACGCCACGCGCTGGGCCATCGCGCAAGGCATCGCCGATCCGCATCGCATCTGCATTTACGGCGGAAGCTATGGAGGCTACGCGGCGCTGGAGGGCGCGGTGTCGGCACCCGATTTGTACAAGTGCGCGATCGGCTACGTCGGGGTGTACGACCTGACACTGATGTACCGGGGTGGCAGCGACGCGATGCAGAATCTCTACGGCGAGGATTACCTGAAGCGTGTGCTCGGCACCGACATGACGGTGCTGGCGCAGCACTCGCCGATCTACCAATTGAACAATCTCAAGGCGAAGGTGATGCTGATCGTGGGCGGCCGCGACACCCGCGTGCCGCCGGTGCAGGGCATGGACATGCACATCGCGCTCCTGAAGCGGAAGATTCCGCACGAATGGCTGTACAAGCCCGACGAGTGGCACGGCTTCTACGACGAGAAAAACATCGCCGAGTTGTTCCAACGCGTGGATGCGTTCCTCGACGCCAACATCGGGCAGGGCGCTGCCGCGAAATGA